A segment of the Verrucomicrobiia bacterium genome:
ATAATCTCGCGTACCAGGGCAATTTCCCGCCGGACTCGCTGCCGATGACGGGCCTGAGCTGGGACGAATTCAAGTTCGACCGGCTGGAATTTTACGGCAAGGTCAGCTTCCTGAAGGGCGGCCTGGTTTACGGCGATGCCGTGACGACGGTCAGCGAGCGCTATGCGCGCGAAGTGCAGACGAAAGAATTCGGCTGCGGCCTGGAAAATGTCATTGCCTCGCGCAAGGATCACCTGCACGGCGTTCTGAATGGCATCGACTACAACGAATGGAATCCCGAAACCGATCCGGACATCACGGAAAAGTACAACCTTGCGAAGATCGACCGCAAGATCCCGAATAAACTCCTGCTGCAAAAAGAAAACGGTTTCAAGGTCGATTCGCGTACGCCGCTGGTCGGCATCATCTCGCGGCTCATCGACCAGAAGGGCATGGACATTCTGATTCCCGCCCTCGATGAAATGACGAAGCTCGGCCTGCAGTTCGTGCTGCTCGGCACCGGGGACGAAAAATACCACAAGATCCTGCGCGACCTCGCGAAGAAGAACAAGGAACAGCTCGGCATTCACATTGTCTTCGATCCGAAAATGGCCAAGGCCATTTACGCCGGAGCCGATCTCTTCATCCTGCCGTCGTATTACGAACCGTGCGGCCTGGCCCAGATGATCGCGCTGCGCTACGGCACGATCCCGGTGGTGCGCGCGACGGGCGGCCTTGCGGACACGATCCAGGAATTCAATTCCAAGACGGGGAAGGGCAATGGGTTTCTGTTCGAGGAATATTCCACGCCCGCGTTCCTCGATGCCCTGAAGCGCGCGCTCCGCGCTTACGAAGACCGCGCCGTGTGGACCGTGCTGACGAAAAACGCGATGGAATCCGATTTCTCCTGGACCGCTTCCGCCAAGAAGTACCTTCAGATTTTCGAGTCCATCCGGCAGGGAAAGATCCGAAGCTCGGACAAATAAGGTCCCCTCACAAAGGTGAAACATGCAAGACGTTCTAAAAATAGGAAAGTACGACCTGTCTTCGCGCCTGATCATCGGCACGGGCAAGTATGCGACG
Coding sequences within it:
- the glgA gene encoding glycogen synthase GlgA, whose amino-acid sequence is MKIVSVASEMAPYAKTGGLADVAGSLTKELRSLGHEVAAFLPRYKSVQLEKYKFQLVIERLEIVIGSQRETCRVFQRVDDGGVTVYVIDHPEYFQRDNLYGTALADYPDNDTRFTFFQKAVLETLKQTGFSPDIIHCHDWQTGLIPVFLRTLYAKDPAFKKTKTVFTVHNLAYQGNFPPDSLPMTGLSWDEFKFDRLEFYGKVSFLKGGLVYGDAVTTVSERYAREVQTKEFGCGLENVIASRKDHLHGVLNGIDYNEWNPETDPDITEKYNLAKIDRKIPNKLLLQKENGFKVDSRTPLVGIISRLIDQKGMDILIPALDEMTKLGLQFVLLGTGDEKYHKILRDLAKKNKEQLGIHIVFDPKMAKAIYAGADLFILPSYYEPCGLAQMIALRYGTIPVVRATGGLADTIQEFNSKTGKGNGFLFEEYSTPAFLDALKRALRAYEDRAVWTVLTKNAMESDFSWTASAKKYLQIFESIRQGKIRSSDK